The Dehalococcoidia bacterium genome has a window encoding:
- a CDS encoding thiamine pyrophosphate-binding protein gives MSRRQGRYLMLEQMLAAGVRHVFGNPGTTEQAFMDALNDYPQLQYILALHEGVAVGMADGYSRLSPVPAFVQLHITPGLGNAMGMLYNAYWTRAPMVVYVGQHPQRGGQQEPILWGDVVGMARSVTKWAAEVQDAADLPMLLRRAFQVAAAPPQGPVLLSVPANIMDEEAEAEVAPPSYARTAMRPEPEAVEEAAEWLAQAQSPVIVAGAGAAHAHRQLATLAELVGARLHVSFGPVGPVGADHPLYAGPLNVVSAAGLKAQLSGADLVLAVGTPVFRGLFPILENPFPGGCRVVHIDLDPWELGKNWPVHLAILADPAKALQELVEAVERRLTPAQREEARRRREAVASLRQAMAQAMDASARERWDERPMPPARFAYELARALHPDTLLYDESITVGGQLGRHLSLGPGQHFRAAGGGLGPGMPAPIGLKLACPERPVLAVVGDGSALYTIQALWTAAHYGLPVTWVIANNASYRILKLNMLEYLGEGAAGRAFVAMDLTDPEVDFVALARAFGVKGVRLEDPQDIGPAVREAQQAREPRLIDVAIAGSVRGGFL, from the coding sequence GTGTCCCGCAGACAAGGCCGCTACCTGATGCTGGAGCAGATGCTGGCCGCAGGCGTTCGCCACGTCTTCGGCAATCCGGGCACCACCGAACAGGCCTTCATGGACGCCCTCAACGATTACCCTCAGCTGCAGTACATCCTGGCCCTGCACGAAGGAGTGGCGGTGGGGATGGCCGACGGCTACTCGCGGCTGTCGCCGGTGCCCGCCTTCGTGCAACTGCACATAACCCCCGGACTGGGGAACGCCATGGGCATGCTCTACAACGCCTACTGGACCAGGGCACCCATGGTGGTGTACGTGGGCCAGCACCCCCAGCGGGGCGGCCAGCAGGAGCCTATCCTCTGGGGAGACGTGGTGGGCATGGCCCGCAGCGTCACCAAATGGGCGGCGGAGGTGCAGGACGCCGCCGACCTGCCCATGCTCCTGCGCAGGGCCTTCCAGGTGGCAGCGGCCCCGCCCCAGGGGCCGGTGTTGCTTTCGGTGCCCGCCAACATCATGGACGAGGAGGCCGAGGCGGAAGTGGCTCCGCCCAGCTATGCTCGCACGGCCATGCGCCCCGAGCCAGAGGCCGTGGAGGAAGCTGCCGAATGGCTGGCCCAGGCCCAGTCGCCCGTCATCGTGGCCGGGGCGGGGGCGGCCCATGCCCATCGGCAGCTGGCCACCCTGGCCGAGCTGGTAGGGGCACGGCTGCACGTCTCCTTCGGCCCCGTGGGGCCTGTGGGGGCCGACCATCCCCTCTACGCAGGCCCCCTCAACGTCGTCTCGGCGGCGGGGCTCAAGGCCCAGCTCTCGGGGGCCGACCTGGTGCTGGCAGTGGGGACACCCGTCTTCCGCGGCCTCTTCCCCATCCTGGAGAACCCGTTCCCTGGCGGCTGTCGGGTGGTGCATATAGACCTGGACCCGTGGGAGCTGGGCAAGAACTGGCCCGTGCACCTGGCCATCCTGGCCGACCCGGCCAAGGCCCTCCAGGAGCTGGTGGAGGCCGTAGAGAGGCGGCTGACCCCCGCCCAGAGGGAGGAGGCCCGGCGGCGACGGGAGGCAGTGGCTTCCCTGCGCCAGGCCATGGCCCAGGCCATGGACGCCTCGGCCCGCGAGCGCTGGGACGAGCGACCCATGCCGCCGGCCCGCTTCGCCTATGAGCTGGCCAGGGCCCTCCACCCCGATACGCTGCTCTACGACGAGTCCATCACCGTCGGCGGTCAGCTGGGGCGACACCTCTCGCTGGGCCCCGGGCAGCACTTCCGCGCCGCCGGTGGGGGGCTGGGGCCAGGCATGCCGGCGCCCATCGGCCTCAAGCTGGCCTGTCCCGAGAGGCCGGTGCTGGCAGTGGTGGGGGACGGCTCCGCCCTGTACACCATCCAGGCCTTGTGGACGGCAGCCCACTATGGACTGCCCGTGACCTGGGTCATCGCCAACAACGCCAGCTATCGCATCCTCAAGCTCAACATGCTGGAGTACCTGGGGGAGGGGGCGGCAGGTCGCGCCTTTGTGGCCATGGACCTGACCGACCCGGAGGTGGACTTCGTGGCCCTGGCCAGGGCCTTCGGAGTGAAGGGGGTGAGGCTGGAAGACCCGCAGGACATCGGCCCGGCCGTGCGAGAGGCCCAGCAGGCCCGAGAGCCGCGCCTCATAGACGTGGCCATCGCTGGCTCCGTGCGGGGAGGGTTCCTGTAA
- a CDS encoding RluA family pseudouridine synthase, whose protein sequence is MTTLELTADQGGERLDVFLARRVDRLSRSQAQRLIERGLVTVEGEQARAARIVRRGERVTVHLPPPEPLSLEPEPIPLTVLYQDEEVIVLDKPPGMAVHPGPGHPRGTLANALIALFPELGQVGEAFRPGIVHRLDKDTSGLLVVAKTPRAHRHLVEQMKARQVHKVYLALVHGLPRPEQGIIEAPIGRHPRHRQRMAVVEGGREALTRYRVVEPLGDYSLLEVEPVTGRTHQIRVHMAAIGHPVVGDPVYGRPSRLLGRQFLHAHRLAFTLPASGRTVEFQSPLPEDLRRCLEAVRRGEKA, encoded by the coding sequence GTGACGACCCTGGAGCTGACGGCTGACCAGGGCGGCGAGCGGCTGGACGTCTTCCTGGCGCGGAGGGTGGATCGCCTCTCGCGCAGCCAGGCCCAGCGCCTCATCGAGCGGGGCCTGGTGACGGTGGAGGGTGAGCAGGCCAGGGCTGCCCGCATCGTGCGCCGTGGCGAGCGGGTGACGGTCCACCTGCCGCCGCCGGAGCCCCTGTCCCTGGAGCCGGAACCCATCCCCCTGACGGTCCTGTATCAGGACGAGGAGGTCATCGTCCTGGACAAGCCCCCGGGGATGGCCGTGCACCCCGGGCCGGGGCATCCGCGCGGGACCCTGGCCAATGCCCTCATCGCCCTCTTCCCCGAGCTGGGCCAGGTGGGGGAAGCCTTCCGACCCGGCATCGTCCACCGCTTGGACAAGGACACCTCCGGCCTGCTGGTGGTAGCCAAGACGCCCCGCGCCCACCGCCACCTGGTAGAGCAGATGAAGGCGAGGCAGGTGCACAAGGTCTACCTGGCACTGGTCCACGGCCTCCCGCGGCCGGAGCAGGGCATCATCGAGGCGCCCATAGGCCGCCATCCCCGTCACCGCCAGCGGATGGCGGTGGTGGAGGGTGGGCGAGAGGCCCTGACCCGCTATCGAGTGGTGGAGCCCCTGGGCGATTACTCCCTCCTGGAGGTGGAGCCCGTCACCGGCCGCACCCACCAGATAAGGGTGCACATGGCGGCCATCGGCCATCCGGTGGTGGGAGACCCCGTCTATGGAAGGCCCTCGCGCCTGTTAGGGCGCCAGTTCCTGCACGCTCACCGCCTGGCCTTCACCCTGCCAGCCAGCGGACGCACAGTAGAGTTCCAGTCGCCTCTGCCGGAAGACCTTCGGAGGTGTCTCGAGGCGGTGCGGCGGGGCGAGAAGGCCTAG
- the lspA gene encoding signal peptidase II: MRGLKRRDVPFLAAAAAVLGLDQLTKALVSRLMEVGQYYPSDDWPLRLHYVTNTGAAFGILRDQTAFLIVTSVIGIAAIVYYWRSQHQPWPVALALGMMLGGAAGNLLDRIRLGHVVDFLSFPHYPSFNVADSSIVVAFVLLIGYQLLWGERQREKVAEVAGRDDPGADG, encoded by the coding sequence GTGAGGGGACTGAAGCGACGGGACGTGCCCTTCTTGGCCGCTGCCGCTGCCGTGCTGGGCCTGGACCAGCTCACCAAGGCGCTGGTCTCCCGCCTCATGGAGGTCGGCCAGTATTATCCCAGCGACGACTGGCCCCTGCGCCTGCACTACGTCACCAACACCGGCGCGGCCTTCGGCATCCTGCGCGACCAGACGGCCTTTCTCATCGTGACCTCTGTCATCGGCATCGCCGCCATCGTCTACTACTGGCGGAGCCAGCATCAGCCCTGGCCCGTGGCCCTGGCCCTGGGCATGATGCTGGGAGGGGCCGCCGGCAACCTGCTGGACAGGATACGCCTTGGCCACGTGGTGGACTTCCTCTCTTTTCCCCACTATCCCTCCTTCAACGTGGCCGACTCGTCCATCGTCGTAGCCTTCGTCCTGCTCATCGGCTATCAGCTCCTGTGGGGGGAGAGGCAGCGGGAAAAGGTGGCGGAGGTGGCGGGCCGTGACGACCCTGGAGCTGACGGCTGA
- a CDS encoding sulfite oxidase-like oxidoreductase: MSLFDIYRRRQRDRELYGVRLPPNQKVVDDWPVLTYGATPRIDLERWRLRLLGEVEEEREFTWQEFMSLPKSIVRSDVHCVTGWSKMDNEWEGVRVRDLLQHVRLRPSARAVMVHCYGGYTTNLLLEDLLRDDVLLAYRHNGQDLTPEHGWPLRLVVPHLYFWKSAKWVHALEFLPEDRPGFWETYGYHMRGDPWKEERYG; encoded by the coding sequence ATGTCCCTGTTCGATATTTACCGTCGACGTCAGCGGGACCGCGAGCTCTACGGGGTGCGTCTGCCGCCCAACCAGAAGGTGGTGGACGACTGGCCCGTCCTCACCTACGGCGCCACCCCCCGCATCGACCTGGAGCGCTGGCGCTTGCGTCTGCTGGGAGAGGTGGAGGAGGAGCGGGAGTTCACCTGGCAGGAGTTCATGTCCCTGCCCAAGAGCATCGTCCGCTCCGACGTCCACTGTGTCACCGGCTGGAGCAAGATGGACAACGAGTGGGAGGGCGTGCGGGTGAGGGACCTGTTGCAGCACGTACGTCTGCGCCCCAGCGCCCGCGCTGTGATGGTCCATTGCTACGGCGGCTACACCACCAACCTGCTGCTGGAGGATCTGCTGCGGGACGACGTGCTGCTGGCCTACCGCCATAACGGTCAGGACCTGACGCCCGAGCACGGCTGGCCCCTGCGCCTGGTGGTCCCCCACCTTTACTTCTGGAAGAGCGCCAAGTGGGTGCACGCCCTCGAGTTCCTGCCCGAAGACCGCCCCGGCTTCTGGGAGACGTACGGCTACCACATGCGGGGCGACCCCTGGAAGGAAGAGCGCTACGGCTGA
- the gltX gene encoding glutamate--tRNA ligase: MDMSVRVRFPPSPTGEPHVGNLRTALFNWLFARHHGGTFILRIEDTDRERLVPGAVEAIMDALLWLGLDWDEGPDPSDPARDVGPYGPYVQSRRLDLYQREARRLVEAGRAYYCYCSPERLEQVRREQMARREPPRYDRRCRDLSEGERREMEAQGITPVVRFRTPLAGETSFRDLIRGEITVRNDTLDDFVLLKSDGYPVYHLASVVDDHHMRITHVLRGEEWIPSTPRHVLLYDAFGWEPPLFAHLPMILGPDRAKLSKRHGDMSVRELRERGYLPEALFNFLGLLGWSLDDHTEVIDRETFVRHFDLDRVSPSPAIFNLEKLDWMNGVYIRSLPADELARRLLPYFQRRFGQIDEGLLVRAVPLLQERIRTLVEATEMAAFLFVERVEPSIADLLGKRFAGAPQEAARALTAALERLQGVSEWTAEALEGVLRPLATDLGLKTGDLFMLLRVATTGRTVSPPLFQSMELLGRERTLARLEEALARLRRET; encoded by the coding sequence TTGGACATGAGCGTGCGCGTCCGCTTCCCGCCCTCGCCCACGGGGGAGCCTCATGTGGGCAACCTGCGCACCGCCCTCTTCAACTGGCTCTTCGCCCGACATCATGGCGGCACCTTCATCCTGCGCATCGAGGACACCGACCGCGAGAGGCTGGTGCCCGGGGCGGTGGAGGCCATCATGGACGCTCTCCTCTGGCTGGGGCTGGACTGGGACGAGGGCCCCGACCCCTCCGACCCCGCCCGGGATGTGGGACCCTACGGCCCCTACGTCCAGTCCCGCCGCCTGGACCTCTATCAGCGCGAGGCGCGGCGGCTGGTGGAGGCGGGTCGCGCCTACTACTGCTACTGCTCCCCTGAACGGCTGGAGCAGGTTCGGCGAGAGCAGATGGCCCGCCGCGAGCCGCCCCGCTACGACCGCCGCTGTCGCGACCTTTCGGAGGGGGAGCGACGGGAGATGGAGGCCCAGGGCATAACGCCGGTGGTGCGCTTTCGGACCCCCCTTGCGGGGGAGACCAGCTTCCGCGACCTGATAAGGGGCGAGATCACCGTCCGTAACGATACCCTGGACGACTTCGTGCTGCTCAAGTCCGACGGCTACCCGGTCTACCACCTGGCCAGCGTGGTGGACGACCATCACATGCGCATCACGCACGTGCTGAGGGGCGAGGAGTGGATACCTTCCACTCCCAGGCACGTGCTGCTTTACGACGCCTTCGGCTGGGAGCCGCCCCTCTTCGCCCATCTGCCCATGATCCTGGGCCCCGACCGGGCCAAGCTTTCCAAGCGCCACGGCGACATGTCGGTGCGGGAGCTGCGCGAGCGGGGATACCTGCCCGAGGCCCTCTTCAACTTCCTGGGACTGCTGGGCTGGTCGCTGGACGACCATACCGAGGTCATCGACCGCGAGACCTTCGTGCGCCACTTCGACCTGGACCGCGTCTCGCCCAGCCCGGCCATTTTCAACCTAGAGAAGCTGGACTGGATGAACGGGGTCTACATCCGCTCCCTGCCGGCCGACGAGCTGGCCCGACGTCTCTTGCCCTACTTCCAGCGGCGCTTCGGCCAGATAGACGAGGGACTGCTCGTGCGGGCGGTGCCTCTCTTGCAGGAGCGCATCCGCACCCTGGTGGAGGCCACCGAGATGGCCGCCTTCCTGTTCGTGGAGCGGGTGGAACCTTCCATCGCTGACCTGCTGGGCAAGCGCTTCGCTGGCGCGCCGCAGGAGGCGGCGCGCGCGCTGACAGCGGCCCTGGAGAGGCTGCAGGGCGTCTCCGAGTGGACGGCGGAGGCGCTGGAGGGGGTGTTGCGTCCCCTGGCCACCGACCTGGGCCTGAAGACGGGCGACCTGTTCATGCTGCTGCGGGTAGCAACCACCGGCCGCACCGTGTCGCCGCCCCTGTTTCAGAGCATGGAGCTGTTGGGCAGGGAGAGGACGCTAGCGCGGCTGGAGGAAGCCCTGGCGCGGTTGCGGAGGGAGACCTAG
- a CDS encoding RNA polymerase sigma factor, with protein sequence MSEPLDPPASDAAHPFWAREAQSQKEWELVQRAQHLDERALAWIYEHYYPRVYSYALLQTSDPALSEDIASEVMLKVLEALPRYRFRGIPLAAWIYRIAHNCVVDHHRKRRRRQEVSLDQAAPPLADHNPEAGAEASLQRQDLQRALQRLTYEQRQVIILKFVHGLDNRTIARAMGRSEGSIKSLQHRALKALERYLRETER encoded by the coding sequence TTGTCCGAGCCGTTAGACCCGCCTGCCAGCGACGCCGCCCACCCCTTTTGGGCGAGGGAAGCTCAGTCCCAGAAGGAGTGGGAGCTGGTGCAGCGCGCCCAGCACCTGGACGAGCGGGCCCTGGCCTGGATCTATGAGCACTACTACCCCCGCGTCTACTCCTACGCCCTTCTCCAGACCAGCGACCCGGCCCTGTCGGAGGATATAGCCTCCGAGGTGATGCTCAAGGTGCTGGAGGCGTTGCCCCGCTACCGCTTCCGGGGCATCCCCCTGGCCGCCTGGATATACCGCATCGCCCACAACTGTGTGGTGGACCACCACCGCAAGCGCAGGCGACGACAGGAGGTCAGCCTGGACCAGGCAGCCCCGCCCCTGGCCGACCACAACCCGGAGGCCGGGGCTGAGGCCTCCCTCCAGCGCCAGGACCTGCAGCGGGCGCTGCAGCGCCTCACCTACGAGCAACGGCAGGTCATCATCCTCAAGTTCGTGCACGGGCTGGACAACCGCACCATCGCCCGTGCCATGGGCCGCAGCGAAGGCTCCATCAAGTCGCTGCAGCACCGTGCCCTGAAGGCCCTGGAGCGCTACCTGCGGGAGACAGAGAGATAG